In the genome of Taurinivorans muris, one region contains:
- a CDS encoding type III restriction-modification system endonuclease, with amino-acid sequence MELFLEQLPHQEEALQCILKEFSQKDNSRRKAEANPDVQVKNFIDVKMETGTGKTYVYTRIMYELFAEYGLQKFIIVVPSLAIKEGTKNFIEAQYVQKHLNEVLKTNYTVALSVINSKDFETKKGRKTIPSHLKDFLDGSMHEKNTVFCLLINDAMLRSMETKEFDQTLLDSYSKIYPAIKAIKPIIIIDEPHRFKQDNKAMRSIQELAPQCILRFGATFPEIEVGTGKNKQKKIDYKNLVYDLNALSSFNQRLVKGVNIQYPSLIKEESSIYKVVGLTNTALTLKKDNKEYQIEKGELLPDDFGGNLYYVGGKEKLLSNGLNLESNMQLVSDVFLQSYQEILLKQAIDTHFKKEKENWEENIKTLSLFFIDDIKSYRNKENEGWLKQKFEELLKHKLEALIKEETNQEYKEFLKESLKNIGQTHAGYFAEDTGKADEEIQKQIDDILRNKSEMLSFKDKNSAWVVRRFFFSKWTLREGWDNPNIFVITKLRKSGSEISKIQEVGRGLRLPVNASGKRMSNTDKDYYLDLIIDWSEKDFAQSLKEEIVSDNKQLYKKITDELCDIVLHKQGKECTEKNRDELFISLLTEKIINREGEITNFEEFVKYLPEEYVLKENIITENGRKNSKVKLRKENWEKIRELWKQITKRFMVEYDQIPNEDLKNILKHSLKNNAFQLNSGTIVHKKLVVENGMLVIKETTEDLNFPVGTLPYGVFLQKLSMVTNIPVHIIHKAMSELYPDGVNKEQFNINSVNNINVNFEKEFAEYFSTRYEYNSLDFIAATSLMKDGVFLDEIEQNLLGLKEDKTFEVEKNYLYDKKVFDSGIEQDILKEAPQKEVLVFGKLPRRSVKVPLYTGGTTSPDFVYAIKNNKQVQVGLIVEAKSDNLREKEISAINAQEKYFKQFDKIKWKKVTSVNEFRNCLKSLIKEE; translated from the coding sequence ATGGAACTTTTTTTAGAGCAATTACCGCACCAAGAAGAAGCGCTTCAATGTATATTGAAAGAATTCTCCCAAAAAGATAATTCCCGAAGAAAAGCTGAGGCAAATCCCGATGTGCAGGTGAAAAATTTTATTGATGTTAAAATGGAAACAGGTACGGGCAAAACCTATGTTTATACACGGATAATGTATGAACTTTTTGCTGAATACGGCTTGCAGAAATTTATTATTGTCGTTCCCAGCCTTGCGATTAAAGAAGGCACGAAAAATTTTATAGAGGCACAATATGTGCAAAAACATTTAAATGAAGTTTTAAAAACAAACTACACAGTCGCTTTATCTGTAATAAACAGTAAAGATTTTGAAACGAAAAAAGGCAGAAAAACCATTCCAAGCCACCTCAAAGATTTTTTAGACGGCTCAATGCATGAAAAAAATACTGTTTTTTGTTTGTTGATTAACGACGCCATGTTGCGGAGTATGGAAACCAAGGAATTCGACCAGACATTGCTTGATTCGTATTCAAAGATATATCCCGCTATTAAAGCAATCAAGCCTATTATCATTATTGATGAACCACACAGATTTAAACAAGATAATAAGGCGATGCGGAGCATTCAGGAGTTAGCCCCGCAATGTATTCTCCGTTTTGGGGCGACGTTTCCGGAAATTGAAGTCGGAACCGGCAAAAATAAGCAGAAAAAAATCGATTATAAAAATTTGGTCTATGATTTAAATGCGTTGTCTTCTTTTAATCAGCGTTTGGTCAAAGGGGTAAATATCCAATATCCAAGTTTAATAAAAGAGGAAAGCTCAATTTATAAAGTTGTCGGGTTAACCAATACTGCATTGACATTAAAAAAGGATAATAAGGAATATCAAATAGAAAAGGGAGAATTGTTACCCGATGATTTCGGAGGCAATTTATACTATGTTGGAGGAAAAGAGAAACTTCTTTCCAACGGGTTGAATCTTGAAAGCAATATGCAGTTGGTTTCCGATGTTTTTCTGCAAAGTTATCAGGAAATATTATTGAAACAAGCTATTGATACGCATTTTAAAAAAGAAAAAGAAAACTGGGAAGAGAATATAAAAACCTTATCCTTATTTTTTATTGATGATATTAAGAGTTACCGTAATAAAGAAAATGAGGGCTGGCTTAAACAAAAATTTGAAGAATTATTAAAACATAAACTTGAAGCGTTGATAAAAGAGGAAACGAACCAAGAATATAAAGAATTTTTAAAAGAAAGTTTAAAAAATATCGGGCAAACCCATGCCGGCTATTTTGCGGAAGATACAGGAAAGGCTGATGAAGAAATTCAAAAGCAGATTGACGATATTTTAAGAAATAAATCGGAAATGCTTTCTTTTAAAGATAAAAATAGTGCATGGGTTGTGCGAAGGTTTTTCTTTTCAAAATGGACATTACGTGAGGGCTGGGATAATCCGAATATTTTTGTAATTACAAAATTACGGAAAAGCGGAAGTGAAATAAGCAAAATTCAGGAAGTCGGCAGGGGCTTGCGTTTACCCGTGAATGCCAGCGGTAAAAGAATGTCAAACACGGATAAAGATTATTACTTAGATTTAATTATTGATTGGTCGGAAAAAGATTTTGCACAAAGTTTAAAAGAAGAAATTGTTAGTGATAATAAACAATTATATAAAAAAATAACCGATGAATTGTGCGATATTGTTTTGCACAAACAAGGGAAGGAATGTACAGAAAAAAATAGGGACGAGCTTTTTATTTCTTTGCTGACTGAGAAAATTATTAACCGTGAGGGTGAGATTACAAATTTTGAAGAATTTGTAAAATATTTGCCTGAAGAATATGTTCTGAAAGAAAATATTATTACTGAAAATGGCAGAAAAAATTCTAAAGTAAAATTACGGAAAGAAAATTGGGAAAAAATTAGGGAATTATGGAAACAAATTACAAAAAGATTTATGGTTGAGTATGACCAAATCCCTAATGAAGATTTAAAAAATATTTTAAAACATTCCTTAAAAAATAATGCTTTTCAATTAAATTCCGGAACTATTGTTCATAAAAAATTGGTTGTTGAAAATGGTATGCTCGTTATCAAGGAAACGACAGAAGATTTGAATTTTCCTGTGGGAACCTTGCCTTATGGTGTGTTTTTACAAAAACTTTCAATGGTTACCAATATTCCTGTACATATAATTCATAAGGCAATGTCTGAATTATATCCTGATGGAGTGAATAAAGAGCAATTCAATATCAATTCTGTGAATAATATCAATGTTAATTTTGAAAAAGAATTTGCAGAATATTTTTCAACAAGATATGAATATAATTCTTTAGATTTTATTGCCGCAACCAGCCTTATGAAAGACGGTGTTTTCCTTGATGAAATAGAGCAAAATTTATTGGGTCTAAAGGAAGATAAAACCTTTGAGGTTGAGAAAAATTATTTGTATGACAAAAAAGTTTTTGACAGTGGCATAGAGCAGGATATTTTGAAGGAAGCCCCGCAGAAAGAAGTTCTTGTTTTTGGAAAACTTCCAAGACGTAGTGTAAAAGTTCCTCTTTATACCGGCGGAACAACAAGTCCTGATTTTGTTTATGCCATAAAAAATAATAAACAGGTGCAAGTTGGTTTAATTGTCGAAGCAAAATCAGATAATTTGCGGGAAAAAGAAATATCTGCCATAAATGCCCAAGAAAAATATTTTAAACAATTTGATAAAATAAAATGGAAAAAAGTGACTTCTGTAAATGAATTTCGTAATTGCTTGAAAAGTTTGATTAAAGAGGAATAA